A region of the Culex quinquefasciatus strain JHB chromosome 1, VPISU_Cqui_1.0_pri_paternal, whole genome shotgun sequence genome:
ttataataaaaaaaatcaactttcaaattttcaactttttagaataattttagcttaaggaccccatttcatggttaaATTAATTACCCtggcgaaattggtcaaaattatcccatagttctagccaatattagcaaagtcctttatggtgtatatcaaataattaaaaaaaaatcaacattcaaaatttcaattttttagaataattttagcttaaggaccccatttcatggtcaaattaataaccatgacgaaattggtcaaaattatcccatagtattagacattttaaacaaagtcacttagggggtatatcaaatgattaaaaaaaatcaactctaaaaatttcaactttttacgatatttttagcttaaggaccccatttcatggctaaaaataatgaccccgacgaaattcgacaaaattataccaaagatcttaacatatttaacaaaaggaaaaataataacagattgtgtaatggacacttaaaaacttttccatttgtgcgatttatggtaattttatttctattttatttctagaataccaaacgaataacaaatcttgttacatATTAGGAGAGTtcttgaaatgtataacatttcctcttattagcgtgttattaaacattttcaatataatatcacttcaataccaaatcagaaactgttattattttttcttcttgaagttgatgttcaggataaaataataaaactttttgttattttaacagatgaaatatgattttttgaacataaaaactggattttttttcgacccaccgggcgcaaaaacgggaaaattacaaaaatgggaaaaactcaactttttaactaaaactgcgataacatgaaaatttcaacgatgacctatacatgtttgggttgGGTAAAGTTGCGTCTTTATTTTTCGCTGCATACTTTAATAAAATGCatagaaatttagttttttaagagGGTTAGGGggtaaaacatcatattttttgcgttacggattaaaataatgctctctgatcataacctacaacgttaccaaagacaccaaattgatcagaaattccTTCTTCGAAATTATCGAAAATTCTATTGCCCATTTTAGGTATATGACCAGCccgaaaattgtatggagccttgtgtGGGAAATCTTATTATGCAAAAATGCATCTTTTGACAAAGGGAATGCATGGAcgaagtttcataaaaaaaaatctcgaaaatatcgCAAATTCCAGAGAATTACTCATGATCAAATTGCATAGTCCTTCAGTTCAAATTCAACAAGTTTCTGTTTTTTAGGGAAATTTTCATACGTTTGACAAATTGGATTCGGTCCTATTTCCATCCGAATTTCTTTTTCTCACTATTTCGTctcttgtgtgctatcttgtgacacggcTGCTGTCAAAATGTGGAATGTGTTTTCTACTGACCAGAGCTGCAATTTTTCAGTGTCTTTGTGTCAATTTGCACTCAAACGACATAGATTTTTATCTCAGTGTTTGTTTTCAACCACTATGTTATAACTCATCTATTTTAGGCGCACGTAAATCTGACAGCTCGATCCGAAgcattaacaaaacaaaaggtCCAAAAacgaaactaacaaaaaaaaacaatttcccaaGTTGAGATCCTCAACCTGTTCCCGTTTCTTAAACagaaatattgttgaacaataAGCACTTAGCAATTGAATACATGTTTCTTAAATtaagcttttaaaaattatatattaagaaaaaatgctgatgaagcaaaaattacatttatttatattaaaaaaaacgtattttgaaatgtgttgtAGGTACgcccttttcaattttttttatatggaaaacTGGTGCTGAGTTCGTGTCATGTGACAGAGTTTTCGTGACTGACGTGGAATTTATTAGGTTTCAAAAAGCTTGCAAATGTATTAATACGGAAATGTCAGTTCATCCCTGGGATGAGATAGAGCAGTTGacagtctttttgaaaacagatCGAGAGTAGGAGAGAAACGTCAATTCGTTCAGACCAGTTGAAAATTTACAGCACTGCTACTGACATTGAACGCTAAATGTTACTAAACTGTACAAAACTAGGAATGCATGTATAATTTTTCTAGAACTAAAAAAGCAGATGCATCTGAGTTAACGAGTCACATTTCTAGGGtacgaaaaaaacttaaacgcCCTTATTTGAGCTGGATAAACTGTAGTAATTACCTAATACATCCCGCTGAGTTTTAATTCAATAAAGCGCCAAGAAACGGATCCATTACACAGCTGATGAGCATTGAAATCAAAGTCATTAAATTTGGCCAAGGCACGATCCTTCTCATTATTCCGAGTCCTTTGTTCATTTGGACCACTTCATAAAACAATGCAGACTGTTCCTTCTGCGATTTAATTTTTGGCGGATCAAAGGGTCTATTTCaattctttttcttttcttttgaatttcacattaaacGAACCGGCATCTTGTACTTGCACAATAATGGGTGTGTGCACAACTACTTGAACTATGTGTACCAgcaaaaaagaaacgaaaatGGTAGAGAAATGTTAATAAAAGTCAAGATGCCGCCAGTCATGTTCGGAGCCGAATTTGCAAGTGAACTCGCGTACACAGCATACATGCAGGATGAAAGTAATCATGTTTGttcttccatttttattttacctATTTCATTCGGGTGGATGTGGAAAAGTCTATGCTGTTGCGGTTCGTGTATTGGGTTTGGCTGGAAGTTTGAACTTGCTTGTTTGGCGCAAGTCTTCGCCGTAGTAGTTGTTGTTGTTCGTTACACGGTGGAAAATGTGTGTACCTCAAGAAAAAGAGGGTAAACGTAATATTAGCCAAGGCAAACATGACTAAGAACCTACTTCTTTATGCTGATGCTGAAGGAGGAAAAAAATAGCAACCACCAAGTTGAAAGAAGTCTATTCTGGGGTACACGTGGGAGTGAAATTACATAAAGTCGAGAGCAGCAAAAGCAACAGCAGCATGAAAGAACACGCCACTCATAAATGTAACAACGAAGCAAAACACGCCGCACTATTGCCAGCAAACGCAAAAATTGCAAGCCTCTTCAACGCGGAAAAAGGCTGAGCTTGAACAACTTTGGCGGCTTATTTCTGAGAAGAACTCGCGCGCGGAAACCAAGGAGGCTGTGTGCGAAAAGTGTTTAGTTTAGAGCAAGCGCCACTGTGTAAAGAAAATAGTACGGTGAAGTGGAGTTGAAGTATGTGTGTATTAACGGAATATCAAAGAAGGCGGTGGTTCTTTGAAGAGATGCCGCGAAACTGCGTTGGCGGTAGAGGGCTTCAATTACAGATTTGCTGTGATTCAACATTACTTGCAGCAACAAGGAAATTTACCTTTTGTTCAATGTGTTTAatataatgttttaattttgcttaattttgcttaattttgcttaatttttcgttttgttgatttgggaacatccataaaccacgtggacacatttttaaaatctcaaactcccccccctccccccccccctctcccttcTTCCCCCCTCGGGGacgatttccatacaaaacaaatcttttttgtatggagcaagGACAATCGCTGacattgatttgttgattttgttgattttgttgattttgttgattttgttgattttgttgattttgttgattttgttgattttgttgattttgttgattttgttgattttgttgattttgttgattttgttgattttgttgattttgttgattttgttgattttgttgattttgttgattttgttgattttgttgattttgttgattttgttgattttgttgattttgttgattttgttgattttgttgattttgttgattttgttgattttgttgattttgttgattttgttgattttgttgattttgttgattttgctgatttagttgatttagttgatttagttgatttagttgatttagttgatttagttgattttgttgattttgttgattttgttgattttgttgattttgttgattttgttgattttgttgattttgttgattttgtggattttgttgattttgttgattttgttgattttgttgattttgttgattttgttgattttgttgattttgttgattttgttgattttgttgattttgttgattttgttgatttttttgattttgttgattttgttgattttgttgattttgttgattttgttgattttgttgattttgttgattttgttgattttgttgattttgtggattttgttgattttgttgattttgttgattttgttgattttgttgattttgttgattttgttgattttgttgattttgttgattttgttgattttgttgattttgttgattttgttgattttgttgattttgttgattttgttgattttgttgattttgttgattttgttgattttgttgattttgttgattttgttgattttgttgattttgttgattttgttgattttgttgattttgttgattttgttgattttgttgattttgttgattttgttgattttgttgattttgttgattttgttgattttgtggattttgttgattttgttgattttgttgattttgttgattttgttgattttgttgattttgttgattttgttgattttgttgatttcgttgattttgttgatattgttgatttcattgatttcgttgatttcgttgatttcgttgatttcgttgatttcgttgatttcgttgatttcgttgattttgttgatttcgttgatttcgttgatttcgttgatttcgttgatttcgttgattttgttgattttgttgattttgttgattttgttgattttgttgattttgttgattttgttgattttgttgattttgttgattttgttgattttgttgattttgttgattttgttgattttgttgattttgttgattttgttgattttgttgatattgttgattttgttgattttgttgattttgttgatttcgttgatttcgttgatttcgttgatttcgttgatttcgttgatttcgttgattttgttgattttgttgattttgttgattttgttgattttgttgattttgttgattttgttgattttgttgattttgttgattttgttgattttgttgattttgttgattttgttgattttgttgattttgttgattttgttgattttgttgattttgttgattttgttgattttgttgattttgttgattttgttgattttgttgattttgttgattttgttgattttgttgattttgttgattttgttgattttgttgattttgttgattttgttgattttgttgattttgttgattttgttgattttgttgattttgttgattttgttgattttgttgattttgttgattttgttgattttgttgattttgtggattttgttgattttgttgattttgttgattttgttgattttgttgattttgttgattttgctgatttagttgattttgttgattttgttgattttgttgattttgttgattttgttgattttgttgatttttttgattttgttgattttgttgattttgttgattttgttgattttgttgattttgttgattttgctgattttgttgattttgttgattttgttgattttgttgattttgttgattttgttgattttgttgttttttttgtttttttatttatttttgttttgttgtttgtttaaaCAAACTCGTCGTTTATGTGCTATATTGTAGCACGTCTGCTGTACAATGATAGTACATTTCACAGAAATTTGCAGGACCGTTggtttagggtttttttttcaaaacttgaacTTCGTGTGTCAAAACAGTCTATATTTCATTATTAAACCTCAGAATCCCCAAAACGTTGCCTATTAACAAAGAGTCACTTTTCTGAACTTCATCCTTCATCTAATGCCGAACCGAAGCTCTTCAGCCTAAGCGAAAGAGCAGTCAAAAAGTGAGAAACTTTTCCCTCCCCACCCACCCTCTACTAATCATAGTGCATATGAAATTAATCTACGGAACCGGCGAATGCCCCACTCCGCACACTCAGGACACCACACCAGTTTGCCAATGTTGAATGAGCCGACCAAATGAGAGCAAACTCGGTTCCTAATATGGccgaatcgaaaaaaaagaagtgtAAAAGTTTGCCTTATCCATCCATCCCGAACGGAACCGGATAGTCTGCCGGCAGACCCAAACAGAATACCATCTCATTATGGGGGATCGCCCATAAGTTGCGTAGTTTTGAATTTGTCAAATTCTCTCCCTTTCTGTTCTGCTTTCACGTGCATTTTAGGCTGAATTGAGTGGAGGAAGccattttgaagttgatgtacTTATCACGCTGTTTATGGTTGTCCCCCGAATAGTACCTATTTGCACTCGAGGGAATCCCGCAAAAACTCCGGGGCAATTTCGGATCAAAAAAGGGAGCAAACGGAACAAACTTTATCGTTCTCACTAAACCGgtggtaattttaaaaatttaatccagccacacacaacaaaaaaacaggaaGCGATTCCGCCCTGGACCAAGTTGAGCCAGGGCTGGAAGAGGGGGAGGGACCTCGTTTACAAATGATTTTCTCCCTCATTTAAAACTTGTCTAATATTGATGTTGATTCGGCTATTACCAATGTAATCAGCAAAAGCACCCGTGGTCATCGTCGCTGTTGACCGACAGTCGGCAGTTTGCACTTCCGGTTGGTCGACCTCGTCCGGTGCCTCCCAGCGCTGACTTCGTTCCGACTCCGGACAGTGGAAAACTTTTGGAACCGCGTGGTAGCACAGTCTGGCCTCCCGAGTCATTACGATAACGTCCCCACTCCGGAGCAGCAGGGCGTCTGGCCGCTCGTCCTTGGTGTGACCGCCGATCAGGAAGATGGCCGGTTGGCCAAAGCTGCAAAacataaccttcaaaaatcgtaaacaaaACAGATTCTAACATTCTAACCTAAACGAAAACAACGGCGCCTCCAGATTCTTCTCGGAGTGGTCCGTGTGCCCGGCCAGTGTACTCCCGACGGGGTAGTAATTCACGATGGCCGCTTCCGGTCGGAACCGGACGTAGCCCAGAACCTGGGCAAAGTGACGACACAGGGCGGCCAAATCGTCGGGGAACGCATTCCGAGCGGATTCGTCGTACACTTTATTGGTCCAATCGTAGTGGTATCCCAGGGTGGTCCAACGGAGCGCCTTCAGGAGTTTCCTCCGGTCGGCCGGATCTTCGATGGTCGCGGCCGTAGCCCACCAGTCGAATTGTTCCCGCGCACTGCGGAGTGCGTACTTGTCTACGATGGCGTCCGGAAGATTCGTGTGGTTCGGATGTTTCGGATAGTCGCAGATACAGCGCGTCATCCAGTATCTTTGGGAGTGTTTGGTGAAGGggtttttgatgatgattagtCCGGGCCTGTTCTTCAGCTCGAATATACGCCAGGAACTGCTGTCGAGCAGACCTGGGAAGGTGGCATTATTTCCGGCAGTGGACGAATaattctaaaacaaaaaaatgtttcaactccCGAACTTCtcaaatagagttatctacgtgcgcatgtattgcgtgtacgtacacgaaaaaagtgaggttaaattttgtaccgaacagcaaatcaaatggtgtgctagtctGCGTGAGAGCgtgcttagataactctatagagctatctaagcccgatctcacacacactagccatttgttttgctggctggtacaaattttaacctcactttttttgtgtacgtacacgcaatacatgcgcacgtagataactctatagagctatctaagcccgatctcacacacactagcacaccatttgttttgctggctggtacaaaatttaacctcactttttttcgtgtacgtacacgcaatacatacgcacgtagataactctattgggtTCTGAAatcaagcttaaatttgtgatgttATAGTTCAAaacgataaaacttatttttcggaGTACAATGATCCTTTATACGACCGCAAAGAATTtaagatggatttttaaatcaattttaaaaaaataacatcgaggcccttcttgacagaaaaattcatacttgacagctcgttccaaggggaccaaaAATGATCTGTGTTTACCGTTGTACACCGCGAACAAAAGTCTAGAACATCCCAAGACCCCCAAATGTCGGCAACGCCCTCAAAATCGGCATTTCCTACGGAGCACCCGAGATTTTTAGCCctattttggaccaaattttatttccaaattgctccaaggccgccattttgaattttcgtgacCTCCGGGTAGGCCGTATACGTTCGAAAATTGTCTctcgaatccgaatccgggctcAGATCGGTCGAAAAACGCACCCAAGCCTGCTTGTCAGCCCAAAACAACATTTTagtcgaaatgtcaaaatttctggtagaaaaatcggacttttgacttcatttaaatttcattttgttCAGCTGTGTTCTATCCTGACACCCTGACACGTGCGCGTGACACTGTTCCAACACGTGTTACGCGCGCATAACGTAATATCCGAACACCCCATGGTTGTTTACCTGCAGTCGGCAATCTAGTCCAGCACCATCCTTGTCCGTATCGATTACGTTCTCGAAGCTTGGTGGCGGATCCCGCGCTTTGTAGTATTTGAACGACTCTTGAAACATGTTTCTTTACTGTGGGTTTTTGGAAACACTTCCACTT
Encoded here:
- the LOC6053771 gene encoding nucleic acid dioxygenase ALKBH1, which gives rise to MFQESFKYYKARDPPPSFENVIDTDKDGAGLDCRLQNYSSTAGNNATFPGLLDSSSWRIFELKNRPGLIIIKNPFTKHSQRYWMTRCICDYPKHPNHTNLPDAIVDKYALRSAREQFDWWATAATIEDPADRRKLLKALRWTTLGYHYDWTNKVYDESARNAFPDDLAALCRHFAQVLGYVRFRPEAAIVNYYPVGSTLAGHTDHSEKNLEAPLFSFSFGQPAIFLIGGHTKDERPDALLLRSGDVIVMTREARLCYHAVPKVFHCPESERSQRWEAPDEVDQPEVQTADCRSTATMTTGAFADYIGNSRININIRQVLNEGENHL